From one Sciurus carolinensis chromosome 9, mSciCar1.2, whole genome shotgun sequence genomic stretch:
- the Usf3 gene encoding basic helix-loop-helix domain-containing protein USF3 isoform X1: protein MPEMTEHETPTKKQHRKKNRETHNAVERHRKKKINAGINRIGELIPCSPALKQSKNMILDQAFKYITELKRQNDELLLNGGNNEQAEEIKKLRKQLEEIQKENGRYIELLKANDICLYDDPTIHWKGNLKNSKVSVVIPSDQVQKNIIVYSNGSQPGGNSQGTAVQGITFNVGHNLQKQTANVVPVQRTCNLVTPVSISGVYPSENKPWHQTTVSALAANQPVPLCLPATISAQNILELSTSESESNVCGATGSSLIAVSVGPEPHQHRSLHTGLNNQNSSENNGQESPKLLKKTAPCVTNVPPSSSATATKVHRGTKSCLSTQDFRGDFQNTFVVSVTTAACSQSPRSAGNSSPVSVSKCTVSTSTTTVVTSSTPGVGKTTTTPVSTLSTNPLDSGWTLPCSLPSSSVSASDLKNINSLTRISSAGNTQTTWTTLQLAGNTIQPLSQTPSSTVIPVLNESGTSPTGSNHSRHMATGINLNNSLPTDGSSIEQVVVTLPSCPSLPMQPLIAQPQVKSQPPKNILPLNSAMQVIQMAQTVGSAVNTAPANQNVIILQPPSTTPCPTVVRAEVPNQTVGQQIVIIQAANQNPLPLLSAPSPASVRLPVNGANAIIGSNHSVQNVSTPQTFGGKHLVHILPRPSSLSTSNSTQTFSVTMSNQQQPQTISLNGQLFALQPVMSSSGTTNHTPMQIIQPTTSEDPNTNVALNTFGALASLNQSISQMAGQSCVQLSLSQSANPQIAANSQTSPTNCVSLTTTIAPPMTTDNSATLPGTFNLVTTSSMNPVACLPPSVKSKRLNKKPGAKKHIAVSKPTCPLNPVRDVGKSDCPNMESSAEPSCTAGLLESLPVVLPSVTVSQANSVSVSASHSLDMLNSESVIPESVSKSKSAEESSSPSQESGTSEHFAVAPAKSKDSSPILQQETSQDKPPTSLALADATKSCTAANVLIPSPNPQILVSQVSGLSSSTSTTSTDCVSEVEIITEPCRIEQDSSDTMQTTGLLKGQGLTTLLSDLAKEKDPQKSSLSIPMDHPDFSSENSKIIDSSVDLHPKQELLLLNNDDRDPPQHQSCLPDQEVINGSLLTSRQADSPMSTSSGSSRSFSVASMLPETTREDVTSSASNNTCDSCTFAEQTDIVALAARAIFDQENIEKGRVGIQADVREVTSKPSEASSLEGDQPFKSHIPKKNGTGQTEATPNEFNSQDSIEVTVDRPLEKPSCSLGIKTSNSSLQVSTSQPPSLTSLSVNNLIHQSSISHPLVSCAGLSQTSEQTTVPTTVNLTVSSSSYGSQPPGPPLMTEYSQEQLSTMNNTIPNSQIQESLLKPSHESRKDSTKRTVQDDLLLSSAKRQKHCQPAPLRLENMSLMSRTPESISDQAQMMVSQLPPNSSNSVVPVSNPAHGDGLTRLFPPGNNFVSPALRQAEVQCSSQPSVAEQQQTQASQHLQALQQHVPAQGVSHLHSNHLYIKQQQQQQAGQLRERHHLYQLQHHVPHAESAVHSQPHNVHQQRTLQQEVQMQKKRNLVQGSQASQLSLQPKHHGTDQARPKSGQPHPHHQQMQQQMQQHFGSSQPEKSCENPSTSRNHHSHPQNHLNQDILHQQQDVGSRQQGSGVSSEHVTGHNPMQRLLTSRGLEQQMVSQPSIVTRPSDMTCTPHRPERNRVSSYSAEALIGKTSSNSEQRMGISIQGSRVSDQLEMRSYLDVPRNKSLAIHNMQGRVDHTVASDIRLSDCQTFKPSGASQQPQSNFEVQSSRNNEIVNPVSSLRSMQSQAFRISQNTGPPPIDRQKRLPYPPVQSIPTGNAIPTRDSENTCHQSFMQSLLAPHLGDQVIGSQRSLSEHQRNTQCGPSSAIEYNCPPAHESVHIRRESENQNRESCDMSLGAINTRNSTLNIPFSSSSSSGDIQGRNTSPNVSVQKSNPMRITDSHGTKGHMNPPVTTNMHGVARPALPHPSVSHGNADQGPPVRQANSSVPQRSRHPLQDSSGSKIRQPERNRSGNQRHSNVFDPSLPHLPLSTSGSMILGRQQPTTEKRGSIVRFMPDSPQVPNDNSGPDQHTLSQNFGFPFIPEGGMNPPINANTSFIPQVTQPSATRTPALIPVDPQNTLPSFYPPYSPAHPTLSNDISIPYFSNQMFSNPSTEKVNSGSLNNRFGSILSPPRPVGFAQPSFPLLPDMPPMHMTNSHLSNFNMTSLFPEIATALPDGSAMSPLLTIANSSASDSSKQSSNRPAHNISHILGHDCSSAV, encoded by the exons ATGCCAGAAATGACAGAGCATGAGACTCCTACAAAAAAGCAGCATAG aaagaaaaaccGGGAAACACACAATGCAG TGGAGAGAcataggaagaagaaaatcaatgcTGGTATTAACAGAATAGGAGAGCTGATCCCATGTTCCCCAGCTCTGAAGCAG AGCAAGAATATGATCCTGGACCAAGCCTTTAAATACATAACAGAATTGAAAAGGCAAAATGATGAACTCCTGCTTAATGGCGGAAACAATGAACAAG ctgaagaaattaaaaaattacggAAACAACTGGAagaaatccaaaaagaaaatggcCGATATATTGAATTACTGAAAGCAAATGACATATGCTTGTACGATGATCCCACAATCCACTGGAAAGGAAATCTTAAAAACTCAAAGGTGTCTGTTGTTATTCCAAGTGACCAAGTTCAAAAAAATATCATTGTTTATTCCAATGGGAGTCAGCCTGGTGGAAACAGCCAGGGGACAGCTGTTCAGGGGATAACCTTTAATGTCGGTCATAATTTACAAAAGCAAACCGCCAATGTGGTGCCAGTACAGAGGACTTGCAATCTTGTGACTCCTGTGTCTATTTCTGGAGTTTACCCTTCTGAAAACAAGCCGTGGCATCAGACCACAGTTTCTGCATTGGCTGCCAACCAGCCTGTTCCTCTTTGTCTTCCTGCTACCATTTCTGCGCAAAATATTCTTGAGCTTTCCACCTCTGAAAGTGAATCAAACGTGTGTGGTGCCACTGGGAGCTCACTAATTGCTGTCTCAGTTGGGCCTGAACCTCACCAACATCGGTCCTTGCACACAGGTCTAAACAATCAAAATTCTTCTGAAAATAATGGGCAAGAGAGCCCTAAATTATTAAAGAAGACAGCCCCTTGTGTTACAAATGTCCCCCCAAGCTCCTCAGCAACTGCCACTAAAGTGCACCGTGGAACCAAGTCCTGTCTGAGCACACAGGACTTCAGAGGTGACTTTCAAAACACCTTTGTTGTTTCAGTTACCACTGCAGCCTGCTCCCAGTCCCCTAGATCTGCAGGTAATTCTTCTCCAGTAAGTGTTAGCAAGTGCACAGTCTCAACAAGTACAACTACGGTGGTGACATCATCTACCCCTGGAGTAGGGAAGACTACTACTACTCCAGTAAGCACTCTTTCTACAAATCCTTTGGACAGTGGTTGGACTCTTCCTTGTTCTTTGCCTTCTTCAAGTGTTAGTGCTTCAgatttgaaaaacattaataGCCTTACTCGAATTTCTTCAGCTGGAAACACACAGACAACATGGACTACTTTGCAGCTGGCAGGAAACACTATTCAGCCCTTAAGCCAGACACCATCTTCCACTGTGATTCCAGTACTAAATGAGTCTGGTACTAGCCCCACTGGAAGCAACCACAGTAGACACATGGCTACAGGCATCAACTTAAATAATTCCCTTCCAACAGATGGGTCATCAATTGAACAAGTAGTTGTAACCTTGCCTTCTTGTCCATCTTTACCTATGCAGCCACTAATTGCCCAGCCACAAGTTAAATCTCAGCCTCCAAAAAATATCCTTCCACTGAATTCAGCAATGCAAGTGATTCAGATGGCTCAGACAGTTGGGTCAGCTGTTAATACAGCTCCAGCTAATCAAAATGTTATTATTCTTCAGCCCCCCAGCACTACCCCGTGCCCCACAGTAGTGAGGGCAGAGGTTCCTAACCAAACAGTAGGTCAACAGATAGTCATCATCCAGGCAGCTAATCAGAATCCGTTGCCACTCCTCTCTGCTCCATCTCCTGCTTCTGTTCGACTCCCTGTCAATGGAGCCAATGCTATAATTGGGTCTAATCATTCAGTGCAAAATGTTTCAACCCCACAAACTTTTGGAGGAAAGCACCTTGTCCACATTTTACCAAGACCTTCATCTTTGTCAACATCTAATTCAACACAAACTTTTTCTGTTACCATGTCAAACCAACAACAGCCTCAAACCATTTCTTTAAATGGACAGCTCTTTGCTTTGCAGCCTGTGATGTCTTCATCAGGAACTACAAATCACACCCCTATGCAAATTATTCAACCCACCACCAGCGAAGATCCAAATACCAATGTTGCCCTGAATACATTTGGTGCTTTGGCCAGCCTCAATCAAAGCATCTCACAGATGGCTGGGCAGAGCTGTGTGCAACTATCTCTTAGCCAGTCTGCCAATCCTCAAATTGCTGCAAATAGTCAAACCTCCCCAACTAACTGTGTTTCATTAACAACAACTATAGCACCTCCCATGACAACTGACAATTCAGCCACACTCCCTGGTACTTTTAATCTTGTGACTACTTCCTCAATGAACCCTGTTGCCTGTTTGCCACCTTCTGTGAAGTCAAAAAGGTTGAATAAGAAGCCTGGTGCCAAGAAACACATAGCAGTTAGCAAACCCACATGTCCTCTGAATCCAGTCAGAGATGTGGGAAAATCAGACTGCCCCAATATGGAAAGCTCAGCAGAGCCATCATGTACTGCTGGACTGCTGGAAAGCCTCCCTGTTGTGCTACCTTCTGTTACTGTGTCCCAGGCAAATAGTGTAAGTGTTTCTGCTTCACATTCTTTGGACATGCTAAATTCTGAATCAGTAATACCTGAATCTGTATCCAAATCTAAGTCAGCAGAAGAATCTAGCTCACCCTCCCAAGAATCTGGCACAAGTGAACATTTTGCAGTGGCCCCAGCAAAATCCAAAGATTCTAGCCCCATTTTACAACAAGAGACATCTCAGGATAAACCACCAACTAGCTTAGCATTGGCAGATGCTACCAAATCCTGCACTGCAGCCAATGTGTTGATTCCATCTCCAAATCCTCAGATTTTGGTTTCTCAGGTGTCTGGTTTGTCATCCTCCACAAGCACTACAAGTACTGACTGTGTTTCCGAGGTAGAAATCATAACTGAACCTTGCAGGATTGAACAAGATTCATCTGATACAATGCAAACCACAGGTCTCTTAAAGGGTCAAGGTTTAACTACATTGTTATCTGATCTTGCTAAAGAAAAAGACCCCCAGAAATCATCTCTTTCCATCCCTATGGATCATCctgatttttcttcagaaaattctAAGATAATTGATTCAAGTGTTGATTTACATCCCAAGCAAGAACTCTTACTGCTGAACAATGATGATAGAGATCCACCACAGCATCAATCCTGCCTCCCTGATCAGGAAGTTATTAATGGTTCTTTGCTCACCAGTAGGCAAGCTGACTCCCCCATGTCAACCAGCTCTGGCAGTAGTCGCAGTTTCTCAGTTGCATCCATGCTTCCTGAAACAACTAGAGAAGATGTGACCAGCAGTGCCTCAAATAATACATGTGACAGCTGTACCTTTGCAGAGCAAACTGATATAGTAGCTCTTGCAGCAAGAGCTATTTTTGACCAGGAGAACATTGAGAAGGGAAGAGTTGGCATCCAAGCTGATGTAAGGGAGGTTACTTCAAAGCCTTCTGAAGCATCATCTTTAGAAGGAGACCAGCCTTTCAAATCACATATCCCTAAAAAGAATGGCACAGGACAGACAGAAGCAACACCAAATGAATTTAACTCTCAGGATTCAATTGAAGTAACAGTAGACAGGCCCCTTGAAAAACCAAGTTGCTCTCTAGGAATTAAAACATCAAATAGCTCCTTACAAGTTTCAACTTCTCAGCCACCAAGCCTCACCAGTTTAAGTGTGAATAATCTCATCCACCAGAGCAGCATCAGCCATCCTCTAGTCAGCTGTGCAGGTTTGTCCCAAACTTCAGAGCAAACAACTGTTCCTACAACAGTTAATCTGACTGTTTCCTCTAGCTCCTATGGCAGCCAGCCTCCTGGACCACCTCTGATGACAGAATACTCTCAAGAACAGCTAAGTACTATGAATAATACCATACCAAATTCACAGATTCAAGAGTCCCTCTTAAAGCCAAGTCATGAAAGCCGGAAAGATTCTACTAAGCGCACTGTCCAAGATGACCTTTTACTGTCTTCAGCCAAACGTCAAAAGCATTGTCAGCCAGCTCCCCTCAGGCTTGAAAACATGTCCCTGATGAGCCGAACTCCAGAGAGCATTTCTGATCAAGCTCAAATGATGGTTAGTCAGCTCCCTCCCAATTCTTCAAACTCAGTTGTGCCTGTTAGCAACCCAGCACATGGAGATGGCCTTACTCGATTATTTCCACCTGGTAACAATTTTGTGTCTCCTGCATTGAGGCAAGCTGAAGTTCAGTGTAGCTCTCAGCCTTCAGTTGCTGAGCAGCAGCAAACCCAGGCAAGTCAACATCTGCAGGCTCTGCAACAGCATGTTCCAGCTCAAGGCGTATCTCACCTTCACAGTAACCATCTGTACAtcaagcagcagcagcaacaacaagcAGGGCAGTTAAGAGAAAGGCATCACTTGTATCAACTGCAGCATCATGTACCTCATGCAGAGAGTGCTGTTCACTCTCAGCCTCATAATGTGCACCAACAGAGAACTCTGCAACAGGAAgttcagatgcagaaaaagagGAATCTCGTTCAGGGCAGTCAGGCCTCTCAGCTTTCCTTACAACCAAAGCATCATGGAACCGATCAAGCCAGACCCAAGAGTGgccagccacatccccaccatCAACAGATGCAGCAACAGATGCAGCAACACTTTGGAAGTTCGCAGCCAGAGAAGAGCTGTGAAAACCCTTCAACTAGCCGGAACCACCACAGCCATCCCCAAAACCACCTCAATCAAGATATTTTGCACCAACAGCAGGATGTTGGAAGCAGACAGCAAGGATCAGGGGTTTCTTCTGAACATGTGACTGGGCATAATCCAATGCAGAGGCTTTTGACATCAAGAGGCTTAGAGCAGCAAATGGTGTCCCAACCAAGTATTGTGACTAGACCTTCAGATATGACCTGTACTCCACACAGGCCAGAGAGAAATCGAGTTTCCAGTTATTCTGCTGAGGCACTCATTGGAAAGACATCTTCTAATTCAGAACAGAGAATGGGTATATCAATTCAGGGTTCCAGAGTTTCAGATCAGCTTGAAATGAGAAGCTATCTTGATGTTCCCAGAAATAAAAGCTTGGCTATTCATAATATGCAGGGTCGTGTAGACCATACCGTTGCTTCAGATATCCGCCTTTCTGATTGTCAAACTTTTAAACCAAGTGGAGCCAGTCAACAGCCTCAGAGTAATTTTGAAGTACAGTCttcaagaaataatgaaatagttAACCCTGTATCATCATTGAGGAGTATGCAGTCTCAGGCTTTTCGGATTAGTCAAAACACTGGTCCTCCACCGATTGACCGTCAAAAGCGATTACCTTATCCGCCAGTTCAGAGCATCCCAACAGGAAATGCTATTCCAACAAGGGACAGTGAAAATACATGTCACCAAAGTTTCATGCAGAGTTTGCTTGCCCCTCATCTTGGTGATCAGGTCATCGGGAGCCAGAGATCACTCTCAGAACATCAGAGAAATACACAGTGTGGTCCATCCTCTGCAATTGAATATAATTGTCCCCCAGCTCATGAAAGTGTCCATATTAGAAGAGAGAGTGAGAATCAGAATAGGGAAAGTTGTGACATGTCTTTAGGTGCAATTAACACCAGAAACAGCACCTTGAATATTCCTTTTTCAAGTTCCTCTTCCTCAGGAGATATTCAAGGTCGAAACACAAGTCCCAATGTTTCTGTACAGAAGTCCAATCCCATGAGGATTACTGACAGTCATGGGACCAAGGGTCACATGAACCCTCCTGTCACAACCAACATGCATGGGGTTGCAAGGCCAGCTTTGCCACACCCATCTGTGTCTCATGGAAATGCTGACCAAGGGCCTCCTGTGCGTCAAGCTAATTCTTCAGTTCCCCAGAGATCAAGACATCCCTTGCAAGATAGCAGTGGTTCCAAAATTCGTCAACCTGAGAGGAATCGTTCTGGAAACCAAAGACATAGTAATGTCTTTGATCCAAGTCTTCCCCATCTTCCTCTCTCTACTAGTGGCAGTATGATTCTTGGACGTCAACAACCCACTACGGAGAAGAGAGGAAGTATTGTTCGTTTCATGCCCGATAGTCCACAAGTCCCTAATGATAATTCAGGTCCTGACCAGCATACTCTATCACAgaattttggttttccttttattcctgaGGGTGGTATGAATCCACCGATAAATGCTAATACTTCTTTCATTCCACAGGTTACGCAGCCCAGTGCCACTCGAACTCCAGCCCTCATTCCAGTAGATCCCCAAAATACTCTACCTTCCTTCTATCCCCCATATTCTCCTGCTCATCCTACACTGTCCAATGATATCTCAATCCCTTATTTTTCTAATCAAATGTTCTCAAATCCTAGCACAGAGAAAGTAAACAGTGGAAGTTTAAATAACCGATTTGGATCAATTTTATCTCCACCCAGACCTGTTGGCTTTGCTCAACCAAGTTTTCCTCTACTCCCTGATATGCCACCAATGCACATGACCAACTCTCACTTATCCAATTTTAATATGACATCTTTGTTTCCAGAAATAGCAACAGCTCTTCCTGATGGTTCAGCAATGTCTCCTTTGCTTACAATAGCAAACTCCTCTGCTTCTGACTCTTCCAAGCAGTCCTCAAACAGACCTGCCCACAACATAAGCCATATTTTAGGTCATGATTGCAGTTCAGCTGTTTAA